From the genome of Pygocentrus nattereri isolate fPygNat1 chromosome 25, fPygNat1.pri, whole genome shotgun sequence, one region includes:
- the gpt2 gene encoding alanine aminotransferase 2 yields the protein MHRLQSIAARSLMAGALEPCPALAAPVPGRRTNRAGLRRYNASGAPAAAVAAARNGKAREKTLTMETLNPQVKAVEYAVRGPIVIKAGEIERILQEGGKKPFTEVIKANIGDAHAMGQQPITFLRQVVALCTFPELLDSPSFPEDAKRRAQRILQGCGGRSLGSYSASQGVDCIRQDIAAYIEQRDQGVPSNWENIFLTTGASDGIVSILRLLVSGEGRARTGVMIPIPQYPLYSAAIAELGAVQVNYYLDEDNCWALDVHELHRAYQAAKQHCQPRVLCIINPGNPTGQVQSKKCIEDVLHFAYEENLFVMADEVYQENVYAPDCEFHSFKKVLYEMGPEYFNSVELASFHSTSKGYTGECGFRGGFMEIVNLDPEVKAQLVKLLSVRLCPPVAGQAAMDVIVNPPQPDEPSFAQFHKEKASVLGALADKAKLTEQILSAVPGIKCNPVQGAMYAFPQIFIPPRAVEEAKALGMQPDMLYCLRLLEETGICVVPGSGFGQREGTYHFRMTILPSPEKLKVLLEKVRDFHIKFLKENSALEEPQCRVQA from the exons ATGCACCGGCTCCAGTCCATCGCTGCTCGCTCCCTCATGGCCGGAGCATTAGAGCCATGCCCGGCTCTAGCCGCTCCTGTGCCCGGCAGGCGGACGAACCGCGCCGGGCTGAGGCGCTACAACGCGTCCGgggctccagcagcagcagtggcCGCAGCGCGGAACGGGAAGGCCCGGGAGAAGACGCTGACCATGGAGACCCTGAACCCGCAGGTGAAGGCTGTGGAGTACGCGGTGAGGGGACCCATCGTGATCAAAGCTGGGGAGATCGAGAGGATCTTGCAGGAG GGGGGTAAAAAGCCCTTCACTGAGGTCATCAAAGCCAACATCGGGGATGCGCACGCCATGGGACAGCAGCCCATCACGTTCCTCAGACAG GTGGTCGCTCTCTGCACCTTCCCTGAGCTCCTGGACAGCCCCAGCTTCCCAGAGGACGCTAAGCGGAGAGCACAGCGTATCCTGCAGGGCTGCGGGGGGCGTAGCCTGG GGTCATACAGTGCCAGCCAGGGGGTGGACTGCATCCGGCAGGACATTGCTGCATACATCGAGCAGAGAGACCAGGGAGTGCCGTCCAACTGGGAGAACATCTTCCTCACCACCGGTGCCAGTGATGGGATTGTG AGTATCCTGCGTCTCCTGGTGTCGGGTGAAGGTCGCGCCCGCACCGGAGTGATGATCCCCATCCCTCAGTATCCGCTCTACTCCGCAGCCATCGCAGAGTTGGGCGCTGTGCAGGTCAACTACTACCTCGACGAGGACAACTGCTGGGCCTTAGACGTGCACGAGCTGCACAGAGCATATCAGGCTGCCAAGCAGCACTGCCAGCCCCGAGTCCTCTGCATCATCAACCCGGGAAACCCCACAG GTCAAGTCCAGAGCAAGAAGTGTATCGAGGACGTCCTGCATTTCGCCTATGAGGAGAACCTGTTTGTCATGGCTGATGAG GTGTATCAGGAGAACGTCTATGCCCCGGACTGCGAGTTCCACTCCTTTAAGAAGGTGCTGTATGAGATGGGGCCGGAGTACTTCAACAGCGTGGAACTGGCCTCGTTCCACTCCACTTCCAAAGGTTACACAGGAGA GTGCGGCTTCAGGGGCGGCTTTATGGAGATCGTAAACCTGGATCCGGAGGTCAAGGCCCAGCTGGTGAAGCTGCTGTCGGTCAGACTGTGCCCCCCGGTGGCAGGCCAGGCTGCCATGGACGTGATCGTGAACCCTCCACAGCCAGACGAGCCCTCGTTCGCTCAGTTCCACAAG GAGAAGGCCTCAGTGCTGGGTGCCCTGGCAGATAAAGCTAAGCTGACGGAGCAGATCCTCAGCGCCGTGCCTGGAATCAAGTGCAATCCTGTCCAGGGAGCCATGTACGCATTCCCCCAGATTTTCATCCCCCCCAGAGCAGTGGAAGAGGCCAAG GCTCTGGGAATGCAGCCAGACATGCTGTACTGCCTCAGGCTCCTGGAGGAGACCGGAATCTGCGTCGTCCCTGGAAGCGGCTTCGGCCAGAGGGAGGGCACCTACCACTTCAG